In the Leptolyngbya sp. CCY15150 genome, one interval contains:
- a CDS encoding helix-turn-helix transcriptional regulator: MSENEGVRRSSLVLLRQQKELTQEDLAKALGVTDHTIRNWEKGRAEPRLTIKQVKALCKVLECELNELPDTFGPA, translated from the coding sequence ATGAGTGAAAATGAAGGAGTACGGAGGTCTAGCTTGGTCTTACTTAGACAGCAAAAAGAATTGACCCAGGAGGACTTGGCTAAGGCTCTTGGGGTTACCGATCACACTATTCGGAATTGGGAGAAGGGGCGAGCCGAGCCTAGGCTAACGATCAAACAGGTCAAGGCACTGTGCAAGGTTCTGGAATGTGAGCTAAATGAGCTTCCAGATACGTTTGGCCCGGCATAA
- a CDS encoding serine/threonine-protein kinase, which yields MANQPGTELKRSKYRLLGLVGQGQFGRVFCAAHRKTGRLVALKNLEQQRFPTHKFLRELRFLLSLQHDNIVTCQALEHTATGRYVVMDYCEGGTMRGVMNDDYRLNLLEGLSLINDVLAGLEHAHLRGIVHCDIKPENILLNLRMGGWRARISDFGISKLSQELRSDEETGNTGSPAYMAPERFYGQYSASSDLYSVGVMLYELLTGDRPFQGTPSELMSAHLNTPLQIPDSVPAACRPILATSLQKLAARRFRTAGEMRQALQEAIALLQDEAVRTTAVEPLLQFVGETSVSGFSYEQAMLLKAPVYCLDHDAEVPIDRQLVALPSQRICQQAGQAVKWTVVAAHAPQSSEEWLDWRELQMSEMPRQLWLRPQGCFVATERSLSLLPILDISSGHEPQIQPILPMDQPFWADVEPGGRWLAIATNATYRLQQSDSASASPLSSDKLERADINCATESTLQFVRSPLSGDLSLPSQPIRLFKPGRCYNVQQLIALDSRHVAVVAQREAESDISTTPKGTLIEIFNRRGNVLGSLAVPVLMGQAIKTPTPYRLLARDAYNPYALLMLDLKPYRINRIGVEIQPYLLAATTWGYVVVDQEGQILLMNGFGDRIERINGPKSPTAIAMPNPHTLLLATWNQSHGSLYRVNLKQLDIDLLF from the coding sequence GTGGCAAACCAACCGGGAACTGAGCTGAAACGCTCGAAGTATCGCCTCCTAGGTTTAGTTGGACAGGGGCAGTTTGGCCGTGTGTTCTGTGCGGCACATCGCAAGACTGGACGGCTAGTTGCCCTCAAGAACTTAGAGCAGCAGCGGTTCCCAACCCATAAGTTTTTGCGTGAACTGCGGTTCTTGCTCAGTTTGCAGCACGATAATATCGTCACCTGCCAAGCGCTAGAGCATACGGCTACGGGACGGTATGTGGTGATGGACTACTGCGAGGGCGGTACGATGCGGGGGGTGATGAATGATGATTATCGCCTCAATTTGCTGGAGGGCTTGTCCTTAATCAACGATGTGTTAGCTGGCTTAGAACATGCTCATCTGCGGGGCATTGTTCACTGCGATATTAAGCCTGAAAATATTTTGCTGAACCTGCGTATGGGCGGTTGGCGAGCGCGGATTTCTGACTTCGGCATCTCAAAGCTCAGTCAGGAACTGCGCTCAGATGAGGAAACGGGCAATACCGGCTCTCCTGCCTATATGGCTCCTGAGCGATTTTACGGCCAGTATTCGGCTTCATCGGATCTCTATTCGGTGGGGGTGATGCTGTATGAATTGCTCACAGGCGATCGCCCCTTTCAAGGCACGCCATCAGAACTCATGTCGGCCCACCTCAATACGCCGCTACAGATTCCTGATTCGGTGCCAGCCGCCTGTCGGCCTATTTTAGCCACGTCTCTGCAAAAGCTAGCGGCGCGACGGTTCCGCACGGCTGGGGAAATGCGCCAGGCGCTCCAAGAGGCGATCGCCCTGCTTCAAGACGAAGCGGTGCGCACGACAGCGGTTGAGCCACTGCTACAGTTTGTCGGCGAGACCTCCGTGAGCGGCTTTAGCTATGAGCAAGCAATGCTACTCAAGGCTCCTGTTTATTGCTTAGACCATGATGCCGAAGTGCCCATCGATCGGCAGCTTGTGGCACTGCCATCCCAGCGAATTTGTCAACAAGCGGGGCAAGCCGTGAAATGGACGGTGGTGGCAGCCCATGCACCCCAATCATCAGAAGAGTGGCTAGATTGGCGTGAGCTACAGATGTCTGAGATGCCTCGCCAGCTATGGTTACGACCCCAGGGATGTTTTGTGGCGACTGAGCGATCGCTGTCCTTGTTACCGATCTTAGATATATCTTCGGGTCACGAGCCCCAAATTCAACCGATCCTGCCGATGGATCAACCCTTTTGGGCTGATGTGGAGCCGGGGGGACGATGGCTAGCGATCGCTACCAATGCCACCTATCGCCTGCAGCAGTCTGACTCAGCTTCAGCTTCGCCGCTATCATCAGATAAGTTAGAAAGGGCGGATATTAACTGCGCTACGGAGAGTACCTTGCAGTTTGTGCGATCGCCCTTGTCAGGTGACTTAAGCTTACCTAGTCAGCCCATTCGCTTATTTAAGCCGGGACGTTGCTATAACGTACAACAACTGATTGCTCTAGATTCTCGCCATGTAGCTGTGGTTGCCCAGCGAGAAGCGGAATCGGACATCAGCACAACGCCCAAAGGTACATTAATCGAGATATTTAACCGGCGAGGGAATGTCCTAGGATCATTGGCCGTTCCAGTTTTAATGGGGCAAGCCATCAAAACACCCACCCCTTACCGACTGCTGGCACGAGATGCCTACAATCCCTATGCGCTACTCATGCTGGATCTCAAACCCTACCGCATTAATCGCATTGGCGTAGAAATTCAGCCTTACCTCTTGGCGGCTACCACGTGGGGCTATGTGGTGGTGGATCAAGAGGGTCAAATTCTGTTGATGAATGGGTTTGGCGATCGCATTGAGCGGATTAATGGGCCGAAGTCTCCAACGGCGATCGCGATGCCCAACCCTCACACGCTACTGCTCGCCACGTGGAATCAAAGCCATGGCAGTCTCTATCGGGTGAATCTCAAACAGTTGGATATTGATCTATTGTTTTGA
- a CDS encoding collagen-like protein has product MYDPAFVLDENCCNTEPPPPPPPPPPFPDPELILEFECIEGCDDDDVIIVIQGQPGPPGPPGPPGEDGDDGLIGDQGPQGDPGPPGLAGPIGPQGEQGPRGLKGDQGEKGDQGEKGEPGDCPVITVDYESFPIEDGEEPSVTVEERGLCQYGFTFRLPKGLSMVTVSGEITVCDSTGALQTFPYAGDNFEGIFSFAAAQSSALRELSGSICPPLSGIMPRPSCFEDEGEVDDFFTEVVIAVVDTIIDLIIVNLVGAGPIAAFIIDQLSNYLVGYLRTIFRRFLDDFVAPDPIEYEGIGIRVLQRQIEILNQNVVDLATLVCPSAPVPQVQEICIPMLPSEQFDEMAIETQLVVWFGENYPKPQGSRWAIHIPSPINGLNWCANFDDWTRSVLDRSSTNRWSGRVLWEGSRLWTGGYFASEADAEAFCAKVATLSTLSPKSIRISQKRRLDGPGQINARQVRAVRAVVSRFNDQTQRPEAIACYGPPSDGC; this is encoded by the coding sequence TTGTATGATCCGGCTTTTGTGTTAGATGAAAACTGCTGTAATACTGAGCCACCGCCACCGCCGCCGCCACCACCGCCATTCCCAGATCCAGAGCTAATACTAGAATTTGAATGTATCGAAGGATGCGATGATGACGACGTGATTATAGTCATTCAAGGTCAACCAGGCCCGCCTGGGCCACCTGGCCCGCCGGGGGAAGATGGAGATGATGGGCTGATTGGCGACCAGGGACCGCAGGGCGATCCGGGGCCGCCTGGTCTAGCAGGCCCGATCGGGCCACAGGGCGAACAGGGGCCACGCGGTCTAAAAGGCGACCAAGGGGAGAAGGGCGACCAAGGGGAAAAAGGCGAGCCAGGCGATTGCCCAGTTATCACCGTTGACTATGAATCCTTCCCGATCGAAGACGGTGAAGAGCCATCAGTCACGGTTGAAGAGCGGGGTCTCTGTCAGTATGGATTTACGTTTCGCTTACCAAAGGGGTTGAGCATGGTAACCGTTAGCGGAGAGATTACCGTCTGTGATTCCACAGGAGCCCTGCAAACCTTCCCCTATGCAGGAGATAACTTTGAGGGGATCTTCTCCTTTGCTGCAGCCCAATCATCAGCCCTTAGGGAATTAAGCGGCTCAATTTGCCCTCCCCTGTCTGGGATAATGCCTCGCCCAAGCTGCTTTGAAGATGAGGGTGAGGTTGATGATTTCTTCACAGAGGTTGTGATCGCCGTTGTAGACACAATCATCGATCTAATCATCGTGAACCTAGTTGGAGCTGGGCCCATTGCAGCCTTTATCATCGATCAGCTAAGCAATTACCTGGTTGGATACCTTCGCACCATCTTTAGACGGTTCCTAGATGATTTCGTAGCACCAGACCCTATTGAGTATGAAGGCATTGGTATACGTGTTCTACAGCGCCAGATAGAAATCCTCAATCAGAACGTTGTAGACCTTGCCACACTGGTTTGCCCTAGTGCTCCAGTCCCCCAGGTGCAAGAAATATGTATCCCAATGTTGCCGTCAGAGCAGTTTGATGAGATGGCGATCGAGACCCAACTTGTGGTTTGGTTTGGGGAAAATTACCCAAAACCGCAGGGTAGCCGCTGGGCAATTCACATCCCATCGCCCATTAATGGGCTGAATTGGTGCGCAAACTTTGATGATTGGACTCGCTCCGTCTTGGATCGAAGCTCTACCAACCGCTGGTCAGGGCGAGTGCTTTGGGAAGGCTCACGGCTATGGACTGGGGGATACTTTGCAAGCGAGGCGGATGCAGAGGCATTCTGCGCCAAAGTCGCGACCCTGAGCACCCTAAGCCCCAAGTCAATCCGTATCAGCCAAAAACGCAGGCTAGACGGGCCCGGACAAATCAACGCCCGCCAAGTGAGGGCAGTGCGAGCCGTCGTGAGTCGGTTCAACGATCAGACCCAACGCCCCGAGGCGATCGCCTGCTATGGGCCACCCTCGGACGGGTGCTAA
- a CDS encoding V4R domain-containing protein — protein sequence MISITDLLTDNRIPGNYFASDAYVQGDLELGLLENRRGERLLALPEMLLQGIYAGLEKETGQASRLVLYNCGRWWGKNFYARFCEELTDYYQTPMADMPMVEFIQCLEQCWVTHGWGRIKIDHSYQDRGFLVVTITNSPFTKQAPKGDQPVGFLEAGALCSFFSQLTGRELHCVQTTCESMGADSNRFVLGLPKRLEPAETMVTNLDHDAIMQQLCQL from the coding sequence ATGATTTCCATCACCGATTTGCTCACCGATAACCGCATCCCTGGCAACTATTTTGCAAGTGATGCCTACGTTCAGGGCGATCTTGAGCTGGGGCTCCTCGAAAATCGTCGGGGAGAACGCCTGCTGGCCCTGCCGGAAATGTTGCTTCAAGGAATTTATGCCGGACTCGAAAAAGAAACCGGACAGGCTAGCCGTCTGGTACTTTATAATTGCGGTCGGTGGTGGGGTAAAAATTTCTACGCGCGCTTCTGTGAAGAGCTAACGGATTATTACCAAACGCCTATGGCAGATATGCCTATGGTGGAGTTTATCCAATGTCTCGAACAATGTTGGGTGACCCATGGGTGGGGGCGTATTAAGATCGACCATAGCTATCAAGACCGAGGCTTTTTGGTGGTGACGATTACGAATTCTCCGTTCACCAAGCAAGCACCCAAAGGCGATCAGCCGGTCGGATTTTTGGAGGCTGGGGCGCTATGCTCGTTCTTTAGCCAACTGACAGGTCGGGAGCTGCACTGTGTTCAAACCACCTGTGAGTCAATGGGTGCAGATAGCAATCGTTTTGTGTTGGGTCTACCTAAACGGCTAGAACCGGCTGAAACCATGGTTACAAACTTAGATCACGATGCCATCATGCAGCAGCTCTGCCAATTGTGA
- a CDS encoding collagen-like protein, translating into MSPKHTDVLFTGQIRAERYGRFVNLYFPYPEVADLYFTFPRNYPPAQRLMAIEPNGTFYYVDPATIEGEPGPQGEQGEVGPQGPAGPQGDPGPQGIQGIQGIQGIQGETGPPGEYTWLTDLESVGDAPTAWRTVDRQGVYARTNAEFDGPGDPPSLEYVPLGGGSDGVSVGNVEILMDTITLTYSSDAALTGTWTFDFSSTTRSFGFLFNPRVFHELVDLNLSINNRNLSILRRTTLSPNAVTYVLNSDDNSNFGTGDTATLDVFAVGRAL; encoded by the coding sequence ATGAGCCCCAAACACACTGATGTCTTGTTTACCGGTCAGATTCGCGCCGAACGATACGGACGCTTTGTGAATCTGTATTTTCCCTATCCCGAGGTTGCCGACCTCTATTTCACGTTTCCAAGGAACTATCCCCCAGCTCAGCGACTGATGGCGATAGAACCCAATGGCACGTTTTACTACGTTGACCCTGCCACCATTGAGGGAGAGCCGGGCCCGCAGGGTGAGCAAGGGGAGGTTGGCCCACAGGGGCCCGCTGGCCCACAAGGCGACCCAGGCCCGCAAGGTATCCAGGGCATTCAGGGGATACAAGGGATTCAGGGTGAAACTGGGCCGCCCGGTGAATACACCTGGCTGACTGACCTTGAGTCTGTCGGAGACGCGCCTACGGCATGGCGGACGGTTGACAGACAGGGTGTTTATGCACGAACCAATGCGGAGTTTGACGGCCCCGGCGATCCGCCAAGCCTTGAATATGTGCCGCTGGGCGGTGGCAGCGATGGGGTGTCCGTGGGAAACGTGGAAATCCTCATGGACACCATTACGCTCACCTATTCCAGCGATGCTGCACTAACGGGCACCTGGACGTTTGACTTTTCCAGTACAACGAGATCCTTTGGCTTTCTCTTCAACCCCAGAGTTTTTCATGAACTAGTGGACTTGAACCTTTCGATCAACAATCGAAATCTATCAATCTTGAGAAGAACAACTCTCAGCCCAAATGCTGTGACGTATGTTCTGAACTCTGATGACAACTCAAACTTTGGAACTGGAGACACTGCAACCCTTGATGTATTCGCGGTAGGAAGGGCACTTTAA
- a CDS encoding transporter substrate-binding domain-containing protein codes for MATSADYPPYEFIRTDSGSEEIVGFDIDIANAITSKLGYGLEINNMDFSGLIPALQAGRADFVMAGMTPTEERKQNVDFSDIYFEAQNTIVASSGSNLTTLESLNGKTVGVQLGTIQEQAAKDIEGITVKPLNRINEIIQELKAGRIDAAIVEDTVAKGYVDANSDLEFNVIPNEGEAGSAIAFPKDSPLLEQINPVLRDMLSSGEIEELARKWFEQDVSDPG; via the coding sequence ATGGCAACCTCTGCCGATTATCCTCCCTACGAATTTATTCGTACTGATAGCGGTAGTGAAGAGATCGTCGGGTTCGATATTGATATTGCCAACGCCATTACTAGCAAACTGGGGTATGGCTTGGAGATCAACAACATGGATTTCAGCGGTCTTATTCCAGCACTCCAAGCTGGGCGAGCGGACTTTGTGATGGCGGGCATGACCCCCACCGAGGAACGTAAGCAAAACGTTGATTTTTCTGATATCTATTTTGAGGCGCAAAACACCATTGTTGCTTCTAGTGGTAGCAACTTGACCACGCTTGAAAGCCTCAATGGCAAGACCGTGGGTGTTCAGCTAGGAACCATCCAAGAGCAAGCCGCTAAAGATATCGAAGGAATTACCGTTAAACCCCTAAATCGGATTAACGAAATTATCCAAGAACTAAAGGCTGGTCGGATTGATGCAGCCATTGTTGAAGACACTGTGGCAAAGGGTTATGTAGATGCTAATTCTGATTTGGAATTTAATGTAATTCCTAATGAAGGAGAAGCTGGATCTGCGATCGCGTTTCCTAAAGATTCTCCTCTGCTAGAGCAAATTAATCCTGTCTTGAGAGACATGCTGAGTAGTGGTGAAATTGAGGAACTAGCCCGCAAATGGTTTGAACAAGATGTATCGGATCCAGGCTAG
- a CDS encoding bifunctional DNA primase/helicase, with protein sequence MFDIRDHVQFTSTGRAHCPHCDQEQAKGRALSIDPDSGAYKCFRGCTTEQIRAAIGIPKAKQTPANLTGKRSALSSRETVERATKELLASKLPLDWLKDRTIFEENIERHQLGLYRAKVGKKTVEAIGIPFPAGDGFYVKKRLAPWADLLSADPEYSPWKQWGIPPLTWFTRKPKQARQTWLCEGEWDAIVLADELDHKKDTETAVACFNCGAGSVPPQAELDKLIGNVTVFYDLDKAGKDGAEKVARALGDRAAIAIVPSNEDAPKGWDVSDALLNEFPLADFRAAAAAATQPPPQKQSNNPLRDRLLTNDELIDTAPEYTEWLVPDILTQNELFLLAAGARTGKTLLAMTLAHAVATGSEFLSRPTTQGTVLFVEIEDSPGKIRERQQAQGWERGLPIVWLPKFKLSELPHLAEIAAEIDDLRLIVIDTLSRVKDSNVNESSAEMSAVLDPLQDLAISLDCCVVLVHHTGKVNAETADKVDLFDTIRGSSAIRAVCRGSMVLAASDRSYRLVCENGWGKHDLKVVLDAKTLEWKLIGKWSPVQNMTQKDQIVDYLKLSGEASIEQLYEATGIDKKSLYTQLSRLQTSDNAGDRVIKRGSRRKYTYSLAIFNTSQQLNSVLNSSNEDVKSDTGYSQQNNFLLGGDEKVLSELDASDEKLNSVDYNPEDHTEQGFRLFNNYSTLFNTGDVVELQAGPHHGKTGRIIEVSELAASIQLEGWAIPEVLSLSNLKLLQRGEEKSG encoded by the coding sequence ATGTTCGACATTCGAGACCACGTCCAGTTCACGAGCACAGGACGGGCCCACTGTCCCCACTGCGACCAGGAGCAGGCTAAAGGGCGAGCGCTCAGTATCGACCCAGACAGTGGAGCCTACAAATGCTTTCGGGGTTGCACCACCGAGCAAATCAGAGCAGCGATCGGAATACCGAAGGCGAAACAGACCCCCGCCAATCTCACGGGCAAGCGCTCAGCATTGTCCAGCCGGGAAACGGTGGAGCGGGCCACAAAGGAGTTGCTGGCTAGCAAGTTGCCCCTAGATTGGCTGAAAGATCGCACCATCTTCGAGGAAAATATCGAGCGGCACCAGTTAGGGCTGTATCGCGCCAAGGTGGGCAAGAAGACGGTGGAAGCGATCGGGATACCGTTCCCTGCCGGCGACGGCTTCTACGTCAAGAAAAGACTGGCACCATGGGCAGACCTTCTCTCAGCAGACCCCGAGTATTCACCATGGAAGCAATGGGGCATCCCTCCGCTCACCTGGTTTACACGGAAACCCAAGCAGGCCAGGCAAACGTGGCTATGTGAAGGGGAATGGGACGCCATCGTCCTAGCCGATGAATTAGACCACAAGAAAGACACCGAGACGGCGGTCGCCTGCTTCAACTGTGGTGCTGGATCGGTGCCACCACAGGCAGAGCTAGACAAACTGATCGGCAACGTGACGGTGTTCTATGACCTAGACAAAGCAGGCAAAGATGGAGCGGAGAAGGTAGCCAGGGCACTAGGAGACCGTGCAGCGATCGCGATAGTTCCATCGAACGAGGATGCCCCAAAAGGCTGGGACGTATCAGATGCACTGCTCAACGAGTTTCCCCTTGCTGACTTTAGAGCAGCGGCAGCGGCAGCCACGCAGCCACCACCACAAAAGCAGAGCAACAATCCACTACGCGATCGCCTGCTAACCAATGACGAGTTAATCGACACCGCCCCTGAATATACAGAATGGTTGGTTCCCGACATCCTGACCCAGAATGAACTGTTCCTGTTAGCTGCTGGGGCCCGAACAGGCAAGACCCTGTTAGCCATGACCCTGGCCCACGCCGTCGCAACCGGCAGCGAGTTTCTCAGCCGTCCCACCACACAAGGCACTGTCCTGTTCGTTGAGATTGAAGACAGCCCAGGCAAAATCCGAGAGCGACAGCAGGCCCAAGGGTGGGAACGGGGGCTCCCCATCGTTTGGCTACCCAAGTTCAAGCTATCGGAGCTACCACACCTAGCGGAGATCGCAGCAGAGATAGACGACCTGCGTTTAATCGTAATTGATACCTTGAGCCGGGTTAAGGACTCAAACGTCAACGAATCGTCAGCGGAGATGAGCGCCGTATTGGATCCGCTGCAAGACCTAGCCATCTCCCTAGACTGCTGTGTGGTGCTCGTCCACCACACAGGCAAGGTCAACGCCGAAACGGCCGACAAGGTAGACCTATTTGACACAATCCGAGGCAGCAGCGCCATCCGAGCCGTCTGTAGAGGAAGCATGGTTCTGGCCGCATCCGACAGGAGTTATCGGCTGGTTTGTGAAAATGGCTGGGGCAAGCATGACCTCAAGGTAGTTTTGGATGCCAAAACCCTCGAATGGAAGTTGATTGGAAAATGGTCACCGGTTCAAAACATGACGCAGAAAGACCAAATTGTTGACTATCTAAAACTAAGTGGAGAAGCATCAATTGAACAGCTTTACGAAGCGACAGGAATTGACAAGAAGTCGCTCTACACACAGCTTTCGAGACTTCAGACGTCAGACAATGCAGGCGATCGCGTCATCAAACGCGGCTCACGGCGTAAGTATACATACTCACTTGCTATATTCAACACTAGTCAACAGTTGAATAGCGTGTTGAATAGCTCAAACGAAGATGTGAAAAGCGATACAGGCTATAGTCAACAAAATAATTTTTTACTAGGGGGTGACGAAAAAGTACTTTCTGAATTAGATGCTTCTGACGAAAAACTAAATTCTGTTGACTATAACCCTGAAGACCATACAGAGCAAGGGTTTCGCCTATTCAACAACTATTCAACACTATTCAACACCGGTGACGTTGTTGAATTACAAGCTGGGCCGCATCACGGCAAAACAGGACGGATTATAGAAGTGAGTGAGCTAGCGGCCAGCATCCAACTTGAGGGCTGGGCCATACCAGAGGTGCTGAGTTTGTCTAACTTGAAGTTGCTACAACGTGGTGAAGAAAAGAGCGGTTGA
- a CDS encoding tyrosine-type recombinase/integrase, with product MESDLMIRNPFEGLQKQIRLPKHSEKAWAAFSIKERDVIIREFELTHPFYEPWVKFLFWTGCRPEEAAALRWEHISIDCSEILFAVAHPSDMAEAQSTKNRKITRFPCNPRLINLLTEQRQGAARDELVFKSRTGTRFNYTNFQTRYWRPTVEDLVKRGLVAFYLSQYHARHTWITEALNHLSVADVSYLARVSTKVLYEHYAGRSRHIVIPEF from the coding sequence ATGGAAAGTGACCTTATGATCCGCAATCCCTTCGAGGGGCTGCAGAAGCAAATCAGACTACCCAAGCACTCGGAGAAGGCGTGGGCCGCCTTCTCCATCAAAGAGCGGGACGTGATTATCAGAGAGTTTGAACTCACCCATCCGTTCTATGAACCTTGGGTAAAGTTCCTCTTCTGGACAGGGTGCAGGCCTGAAGAGGCCGCCGCGTTGCGATGGGAACACATCTCCATCGACTGCTCAGAAATCCTGTTCGCCGTCGCCCACCCCAGCGACATGGCCGAGGCTCAATCCACCAAGAACCGCAAGATTACGCGGTTCCCCTGCAACCCCCGGTTAATCAACCTGCTGACGGAGCAACGCCAGGGCGCAGCGCGGGACGAGCTGGTGTTCAAAAGCAGAACCGGCACGCGGTTCAACTACACCAATTTTCAAACAAGGTACTGGAGACCCACCGTTGAAGATTTGGTGAAGCGGGGTCTAGTTGCCTTCTATCTATCTCAATATCATGCTAGACACACGTGGATTACCGAAGCGCTGAATCATCTTAGTGTTGCGGATGTCAGCTATCTCGCTAGGGTCTCCACCAAAGTCTTGTATGAGCATTATGCGGGGCGATCGCGCCACATCGTCATCCCTGAATTCTGA
- a CDS encoding amino acid ABC transporter permease, producing the protein MRQESMETYLFGLSGLLGLLGIQGQGLVLDFSKISDSFPYILWGIPVTLAFSVTSALIGFTWGTVLSIFKITNLKPLKWFADAYTSVFRGTPLILQLAIIYFATPQLTGFTPSGFQAGVATFALNSAAYSSETIRGGIMAVDKGQREAAMTLGVAYPVMMWDIILPQAFKNILPALVNEMIALLKDSALVSTVGALDLMRRGQVVAAEKFIYFEPLIFVAIIYYLMVIALTSVAKNLETRMRKSD; encoded by the coding sequence GTGCGTCAGGAATCAATGGAAACATATTTGTTTGGCTTGTCGGGACTACTGGGATTGCTTGGAATTCAGGGACAAGGCTTAGTTTTAGATTTCAGTAAGATTTCCGATAGTTTTCCTTACATCTTGTGGGGAATTCCTGTCACCCTTGCTTTTAGCGTCACCTCTGCTCTCATTGGATTTACCTGGGGTACTGTTTTATCCATTTTCAAAATTACAAATCTTAAGCCCCTGAAATGGTTTGCCGATGCCTATACGTCTGTTTTTAGAGGCACACCATTAATTTTGCAACTAGCCATTATTTATTTCGCAACGCCACAGCTTACGGGCTTTACTCCTTCAGGTTTTCAGGCTGGGGTTGCCACCTTTGCTCTAAACTCTGCTGCCTATAGCTCTGAAACTATTCGGGGTGGCATTATGGCTGTTGACAAAGGGCAACGGGAAGCTGCGATGACTTTAGGAGTTGCATACCCGGTGATGATGTGGGATATTATCCTGCCCCAAGCTTTCAAAAATATTTTGCCTGCCCTTGTGAATGAAATGATTGCCTTACTTAAGGATTCTGCCCTTGTTTCCACGGTGGGTGCGTTAGATCTGATGCGTCGTGGTCAAGTAGTTGCCGCAGAAAAGTTTATTTACTTTGAGCCTTTGATTTTTGTGGCCATCATTTATTACTTGATGGTAATTGCTTTAACGTCGGTAGCGAAAAATCTTGAAACAAGGATGCGGAAAAGTGATTAG
- a CDS encoding amino acid ABC transporter ATP-binding protein, with product MIRTEALCKSFGGLQVLKEISTEIRKGEVVAILGPSGCGKSTFLRCLNLLETPTKGRVYINDVEVTNPKIDINKVRQNMGMVFQHFNLFPHMTVLQNVTYGPIKVKKMTKGLAEELGMEKLTLVGLAEKANVFPSRLSGGQKQRVAIARSLAMKPEVMLFDEPTSALDPEMVKEVLDVIKSLAKTGITMAVVTHEMGFAREVADRIMFLDAGVVAEDAPPDIFFSSPKSARACQFLEKVL from the coding sequence GTGATTAGAACTGAAGCATTGTGCAAGTCCTTTGGGGGGTTACAAGTTCTAAAAGAAATTTCTACGGAAATTCGAAAAGGGGAGGTTGTTGCAATTCTTGGCCCTTCAGGATGCGGAAAATCCACTTTTTTACGATGTCTTAACTTGTTAGAGACCCCTACAAAGGGGCGAGTCTACATTAATGATGTAGAAGTTACAAATCCCAAGATTGACATCAATAAAGTGCGACAAAATATGGGGATGGTATTTCAGCACTTTAATTTATTTCCCCACATGACGGTGCTGCAAAACGTCACCTATGGCCCCATTAAGGTAAAAAAAATGACTAAGGGGTTGGCTGAAGAGTTAGGGATGGAAAAACTTACGCTGGTAGGATTGGCCGAAAAGGCTAATGTCTTTCCATCGCGCCTCTCTGGAGGGCAAAAACAGCGGGTGGCGATCGCCCGCTCTCTTGCCATGAAGCCCGAAGTAATGTTATTTGATGAACCCACCTCTGCCCTTGATCCTGAAATGGTAAAGGAGGTGTTGGATGTGATCAAATCCCTAGCTAAAACTGGGATTACGATGGCCGTTGTGACCCATGAAATGGGTTTTGCTCGAGAAGTTGCCGATAGAATCATGTTCTTAGATGCAGGTGTAGTGGCCGAAGATGCGCCCCCGGACATTTTCTTTTCGTCACCGAAGAGCGCGCGCGCTTGCCAATTCCTAGAAAAAGTATTGTGA